From one Cygnus olor isolate bCygOlo1 chromosome 26, bCygOlo1.pri.v2, whole genome shotgun sequence genomic stretch:
- the LOC121060011 gene encoding uncharacterized protein LOC121060011 isoform X2 — protein sequence MLPRLGHPEGFPAAGIRPGPPTSARGPRPPQLRRAHRGSGHPRVRAKGAAPMGAESTRPSAAVPATGPPSLSPRPSWQPQAKNPMILIFIIIIVIFSALQEEVKNQQPDQPRFNFPVQVTAAASNNKKNTSGCGASPPGFRIGLRPGVTPGYSPSLRVSGSGPLLNCWGLHPKSALGASGESSPLATSCSGGLPSPPLQGPVWFPRAFHGWLVLPGRRRQLLGAGTGWITPPRTIAEIPPDFISPILGSFLAFLPFHFIFFKGLVQIGCSTRHRQAASFDRNGERKGNNGRTGGFTVLRQL from the coding sequence atGCTCCCGAGGCTGGGACACCCCGAAGGATTCCCGGCCGCCGGAATTCGTCCCGGTCCTCCTACATCGGCAAGGGGCCCACGCCCGCCTCAGCTGCGCCGTGCTCACAGGGGCTCAGGGCACCCAAGGGTGCGGGCGAAGGGTgcggcacccatgggtgcagaAAGCACCCGGCCCTCCGCTGCCGTCCCAGCCACGGGAccccccagcctcagccctcGTCCCTCGTGGCAACCACAGGCTAAAAATCCGATGatccttatttttattattattattgttattttttcagcGCTACAAGAGGAGgtaaaaaaccaacaaccagACCAACCCCGATTTAATTTTCCCGTGCAGGTCACCGCTGCTGCCTcgaataataaaaaaaacacctcgGGGTGCGGCGCTTCCCCGCCGGGATTTCGCATCGGGTTAAGGCCGGGGGTTACGCCGGGTTACTCCCCCTCGCTCCGAGTGTCTGGATCAGGCCCTTTGCTGAACTGCTGGGGTTTGCATCCCAAATCAGCGCTGGGAGCAAGTGGGGAATCCTCTCCCCTTGCAACGTCCTGCAGTGGGGggctcccctcgccccccctCCAAGGCCCGGTTTGGTTTCCAAGGGCATTTCATGGCTGGTTGGTGCTGCCAGGGCGCCGGCGCCAACTTTTGGGTGCAGGCACCGGGTGGATCACCCCCCCCCGAACCATCGCTGAAATTCCCCCCGACTTCATTAGCCCTATTTTGGGCTCTTTTCTAGCATTTCtcccatttcattttatatttttcaaaggcCTCGTTCAGATCGGTTGCAGCACCCGGCACCGCCAAGCTGCGTCCTTCGACAGaaatggggagagaaagggaaataacGGGCGTACGGGCGGCTTCACCGTCTTACGGCAACTTTAG
- the LOC121060011 gene encoding uncharacterized protein LOC121060011 isoform X1, which produces MGRREAGMVPRDVKMVTRDAGMDRKDAGTIPRDAGMITRDAGKVTSVAGTVLRDAEMVPRRVGTILSDAGMVTRDAGTATIVAGTVPRDAGMVLRDAGMTTRDTDVPKNAGLVTRSAGVMRNAETVTSAVRKVPREAGKGMRETGTVPKNTRMVPRDAGMVARGAGTIPRDTGMVMGDTGTVPRDAEMVPVDVGMATKDAGTVLRDVRMVRRDAEVVPGDAGMVPQGASIPWGLLSQHPGHPRDGSRLAFWQHPAGSRCCTCTWGQLLAGEPWPVQQLSARAPRAALCSGPFPAPKSFGWVEEKGWAGIRPQHRVSGCKKTLNTSPLGSFRLPSGRAFCISGLLPPPWIGLRVALGCPIAPGMGCRGCWMAVGWNSIIKGKRVQEEGLGTGRCRTL; this is translated from the coding sequence atgggcaggagggaggcagggatggTCCCAAGGGATGTAAAGATGGTCACAAGGGATGCAGGGATGGACAGGAAGGATGCAGGGACGATACCGAGGGATGCAGGAATGATCACGAGGGATGCAGGGAAAGTCACAAGTGTTGCAGGGACAGTCCTAAGGGATGCAGAAATGGTCCCAAGGCGTGTGGGGACAATACTGAGCGATGCAGGAATGGTCACGAGGGATGCAGGAACAGCCACAATTGTTGCAGGGACAGTCCCGAGGGATGCAGGGATGGTCCTGAGGGATGCAGGGATGACCACAAGGGACACGGATGTCCCAAAGAATGCGGGGTTGGTCACAAGGAGTGCAGGGGTCATGAGGAATGCAGAGACAGTCACAAGTGCTGTGAGGAAGGTCCCaagggaggcagggaagggcatGAGGGAGACAGGGACAGTCCCAAAGAACACAAGAATGGTCCCAAGGGATGCAGGGATGGTGGCAAGGGGTGCAGGGACAATACCAAGGGATACAGGGATGGTCAtgggggacacagggacagtCCCAAGGGATGCAGAGATGGTCCCAGTGGATGTAGGGATGGCCACGAAGGATGCAGGGACAGTCCTGAGGGATGTGAGGATGGTCAGGAGGGATGCAGAGGTGGTCCCAGGGGATGCAGGGATGGTCCCTCAAGGTGCAAGCATCCCCTGGGGGCTTTTATCCCAACACCCCGGGCATCCAAGAGATGGCAGTCGCCTTGCATTTTGGCAGCACCCAGCGGGCAGCAGGTGCTGTACCTGCACCTGgggccagctcctggctggggaaCCGTGGCCGGTGCAGCAGCTCAGCGCCAGGGCGCCACGTGCTGCACTCTGTTCAGggcccttccctgccccaaaGAGCTTTGGGTGGGTGGAGGAAAAGGGCTGGGCAGGCATCAGGCCCCAACACCGTGTATCTGGCTGCAAAAAAACTCTTAACACCAGCCCTTTGGGGTCCTTTAGGCTGCCTTCTGGCCgtgctttctgcatttctgggcTCTTGCCACCTCCCTGGATAGGGCTGAGGGTGGCCTTGGGGTGTCCGATAGCCCCGGGGATGGGATGCAGGGGATGTTGGATGGCCGTGGGCTGGAATTCGATAATAAAGGGAAAACGTGTGCAGGAagaggggctggggacggggcgTTGCAGGACGCTTTGA